GAACATAAAGAAAGGGCTCCTGGTAACACAGTCCGCTTAGGGGCAAAGACCGGCTCATCAACGTTGCCATGGATTCCAAGGCCGACGACGATGACATTTCGCGCCTGACCGTCACCTCCAAAGCAGGCCTGGGCAGCACTTTCAAGGAAATTTCAAGTAGCACCCCCATTGTCCCCAAAGACCCCGCCAATAACCGGGACAAATCGAACCCGGCAACGTTTTTCATTACTCGGCCGCCGAAAGCAAGCACTTCGCCCCGGCCCGTGACCATCTTCACCCCCAAGACAAAATCCCGCACCGCGCCGGTAAACGGCCTTCTAGGCCCAGACAACCCCGACGCCACCGCGCCACCCAAAGTGGCGGCACCAAAATGCGGCGGCTCGAAAGGCAGCATTTGCCCCTCATCGGCCAGCAGCGACTCCAGTTCCGCCAGTGGCGTGCCACAACGGGCGGTCAAAACCAGTTCCCCAGGTTCATATTCGATAATCCCCTGGTGACCTGATACCGGCAATGGTTCTCCCACAGGCTCGCGTCCGTAGAAAGACTTGCTACCACCGCTCACAATATTGAGCGTCTGGCGCCGGGTGATTGCCTCGGAGACTCGCGCCTGGATTTCCTGGGTCAAATCCGTAGCTTTAAGATTGTTTTCTTTCATTGTGGCTCACGGACATTGGCATTAAAACCTCAATAAATTTTTGACACACCAAATACTTGTTTCCAAACTTCAAACCACCTAGGTATTCCGGTTCGCCATCATGCCCCCAACGGCGAGCCGAACCGAAAGTCCAGTGGACTTTCGCAAGTCGGGAGAGCGCCCGGATAGCGATATCCGGGCGGGGCTTTCACGCAAAACAGGACAGTATCGCGTGAAAGGTTTACGGCGCCCCGCGGATAGCGGGCCGGAACGCCGAACCTTACCGGCATAGACATGCTACGTCGCGCATTCTTTCTCTTAGAAGTAAACTTAGAATCTCTCCAACTCTGGATGCAGTAACTGCCCTTTATGTACGTGCATGGCGCCAAACTCGGCACAACGGGCCAACGTTGGCACCGCTTTACCGGGGTTCAACAAACCCTTGGGATCAAAGGCTTTTTTCACCGCTTGAAATTGGTGTAACTCTCCGACACCAAACTGGATGCACATTTGATTGATCTTCTCAATCCCCACCCCATGCTCACCGGTAATCGTGCCTCCGACCTGGATACATAACTCTAGAATTTCCGCGCCTAGTTGTTCGGTGCTTTCCAGTGCGCCGGGCAAGCTGCCATCGTAGATAATCAAGGGGTGCAGATTACCATCCCCGGCATGAAAAACATTGGCCACTTTCAGTTGATATTTTTCCGACAACCTGGCAATGCCTGCCAATACTTCGGCCAAGCGGTGGCGGGGAATGGTGCCGTCCATGCAGTAATAATCGGGGGTAATTTTACCCATGGCCGGAAAAGCCGCCTTGCGGCCCGCCCAAAAACGGCGGCGTTCTTCTGCGTCCCGGGACACTCTGACTTCAAAAGCGCCGGCTTGTTCCAGTACCCCCTTGGCCATTATCACCTCATCTTCCACTTGCGCAGCCGGGCCATCTACTTCGCACAGTAAAATGGCTTCCGCTTCCAGTGGGTAGCCCACCTGCATGAAATCCTCCACCGCATGAATGGCAAAGCGGTCCATCATTTCCAATCCGGCTGGCACCAGACCCGCTCGGATGATTGCTGCTACCGCATCCGCAGCCCTGCCAATATCATCGAAAGCCGCTAACAAGACCCTGGCTGACTCCGGGACGGGGAGTAATTTGACGGTGATCTCCGTCACCACCCCCAACATGCCCTCAGAACCTGTCATCAACGCCAGCAAATCCAGACCAGGACCCTCCAGGCCAGCCCCGCCCACGACCACTTCCTCCCCTTCAATAGTCAGGAATTTGAGGCGCTGGATATTATGCACTGTTAACCCGTACTTGAGGCAATGCACGCCACCGGCATTTTCCGCCACGTTGCCGCCAATGCTGCAGGCAATTTGCGAGGATGGGTCAGGGGCGTAATACAGTCCAAATTCCGCCGCCGCCTGGCTGATTGATGCATTGGTCACGCCAGGTTCTACCCTTGCGGTTCGATTCTCAGGGTCAATTTCCAAAATCCGGTTCAGGCGCGCCAGGCTCAGCAAGACGCCATTGTCCAACGGCAGCGCCCCGCCGGAAAGACCAGTACCTGCTCCCCGGGCCACCACCGGCACACCGCGCGTGTGACACTCGATCAACACCGAACGCACTTGTGCTTCGGTTTCCGGCAATGCCACCAGCCAGGGGACTTGTTGATAGGCGTACAGCCCATCACATTCATAAGGGCGCAGTTCGCTTTCTTCCCATAACAATCCCTCCGCGGGCAGGTGAGGTTGCAGTGCGCGAATCATGGTTTCGCGGGGCACCTGATGATGGATTCGTTCCGAGGGATGAAATTGAAATGTCATGAAGCGTCACGTGCGTCGACAGGTGGGTGAATCACAAACAGGCGAAACAGAATAAAACCCGCGGCAAAGCCCCCCAGATGCCCCCACCAGGCGATATCAGAAAATGCCTCGCGGGTTGCCAGCGCTGTGGTCGCATTATAAGCCTGAATAATGACCCACAACCCCAAAAAAGCGATGGCAGGCACCGGCACAAACAGAGGAAACGGAAAAATCCAAATGATAATCCGAGCGTAAGGGTACAGGTAAAAATAGGCCGCCAAAATCCCTGCAATCGCGCCAGAAGCGCCAAGGGCCGGTGTAATGGAACCCCGGTTGATCCACAGATGGACAAAATTCGCCAGTACGCCGCAAATCAAGAAGAATATCAAGAAACGCCATGGGCCCATGCAGTCTTCCACATTATCGCCAAATATCCACAACATCCACAGATTGAAAATCAAATGCAAGCCGCTGCCATGGAGAAATAAATTGGAGACAAAAGGCAAGTAGTTATCACCAGCCAAACCAACCCATTGGGCCCATTCAGGCTGGGTATAACGGGCGGGAACCAAACCATAGAGATAGAAAATTTGATAGCGGACGTCATCCGGCAACAACCAGGTAAAAACAAATACCGTGGCATTGACGCCAATCAGCATCCATGTCATCCACGGCGTGCGGCGGCAAGGAACGGTATCCCGGAAAGGAATCATGACGGCTTGTCTGCTTCAATCCTGCGGCGGAAATCGATAAAAGTATCAATGGCCCCCAACAATGCCAACCCCATTACCCCATATTGCGGCATGAACAGCAGCAAACCGTAAACCGGAACCATCAAAAATCCTGTCAATCCTTGTTTGACCAGCATGCCATGTAATACCGCCAGGCCCTGGAACAAATAAATCATCATGGCGACCATGAGCAAATCCACCATTAATATTTTATTAACGGTGCCGGCTAGCCATATCAGCAACACCGCCCCCAAAAGCATGGACCGAGGCAGACGCAACTGGCAAAATTCTTTCTGAAAGCCGCCTGGATTGTACAAAATCGCTTGCCACCAACGGGCAAGCAACAACGCACTAACCACAGAGGCGGTATAAAGCATTGCCACCAGCCCGTTAAACAATCGCAGGGTGCCATCGTGCTTGAAGCCTTCCACGGTGGCTCCCTTCACATTGGCCACCGCCTGCTGCAACCATTGCTCCCAAAAGGCCACCACATCCCCGGTTAAACTGTGCACCACAGCCACATAGGCCAACATAAAAGCCGCTACCGCTAACAGCGCAAATCCCTGAGAATAAGTCCGGCGCAGCACTTCCGCCGCAACCATCACGGGCGGCCACAGCACGATAGCCAAGGGAAAAGGAAAACCCGGCCTGGGCGGCAGCGCCATGAAAATCCCCAAGGTAACAACAGCGGCGGCAATGAAAATAACTATCCCTTCCAGCCATCCGTTGCGAAGCGTCACCAGTGCAATTACCGCGGCGCTGAGTATCACCATCGGTACAAAATACACCCCCGTAAGCGCAAACAGACTCGCCAGAACCACCGCGCGCCAGCGTGCCCCCATGATAAAAGCCGCGAATTCGTACACTCTCTTCTCCCTTCCATCGTTACCAGGTTTCCAGGGATGATAGGCAATCGCCGCTGGAATCTCAACCGACGAACCCTTGAATCGAAACATGAAATTATGGGATCATTCAATATTTTGCAAATTATTGAACAAGGTACAATCAATGGCAGGTCGTAATCATCTTTATGTTCCCGGTCCCACCAATACCCCGGACAGCGTGCTCAGCGCCATGCACGTGCCCATGGAAGACCATCGGGCCCCGGATTTCCCCAAACTGGTCAAACCCCTACTGGAAGATCTGAAAAAAGTATTCCGCACGGAAACCGGCCAGACTTTCATTTTCCCGGCTACCGGCACCGCCGGTTGGGAAATCGCCATGAACAACACCCTGTCGCCCGGCGATAAAGTTCTCTCTTACCGTTTCGGCCAATTCAGCCATCTTTGGATTCAGTCCGCGCAAAGGATGGGGCTGGATGTGGAATATCATGAAGTCCCCTGGGGAGAAGGGGTTCCCCTCGACCATTTGGCCAATCGCCTGAAGGAAGACAGCAACCATGAAATCAAGGCCCTGCTGATTTGCCATAATGAAACCGCGACCGGCGTGACCAATGATCTGGCCGCCATCCGCAAGGCCCTGGACGAAGCCGGACACCCCGCTTTATTCATGACCGACGGTGTCAGCGCCATTGGCAGTATTCCTTTCTTTATGGACGATTGGGGCGTGGACGTCGCCCTGACCGGTTCTCAAAAAGGATTGATGCTGCCTGCTGGCAATGCTTATTTGTGTTTCAGCCAGAAAGCACTGGAAATGCGCCATAGCGCGAAACTGCCCCGCAGTTTCCTCAACCTGGAAGATCATATCCAGGCCAACAAAGACGGTTACTTCCCTTACACTCCCAATACCGCCATGCTGCACGGTCTGCGCAAAGTGCTGGACCTGCTGCTGGAAGAAGGCATGGACAATGTTTACGCCCGCCACCACCGGCTGGCGGAAGGCGTCCGCCGCGCGGTGATTGACGGCTGGGGATTGGAGCTGTGCGCCAAGGATCCCAAATGGTACTCGGACACCGTCACCGCCATTGTGGTGCCGGAAGGCTTCGATGCCCGCGATGTGATGCACGTGGCCTATCACCGCTACAACCTGTCCCTTGGCGCCGGATTGACCGAAGTTGCCGGCAAGGTGTTCCGTATCGGTCACTTGGGCGACTTGAACGAACTAATGTTGGCCAGCGCGATAGTAGGTTCTGAAATGGCCATGCGGGATGTAGGCATCGATCTCAAGCCCGGTAGCGGCATTACCGCCGCCATGGAATACTGGCGCGATACCGCCGCGCCGTTACCGGCTTGATATGACCACCCGCCCTACCGTCATTCTCACTCGCCGTTGGCCCCCTTCGGTGGAAGCCCAATTACGGCGACGCTATGAGGTTACCCTCAACGAGGATGACCATCCCTTTTCCAGCCAGGATTTGCAATCCGCATTACAGCATTATGACGCTGTCTGCCCCACGGTGACCGATTCCATCACTGCCGAAGTTTTGAATACAACCCCATTGCGCTGCCGGATTCTGGCCAACTACGGCGTGGGCGTGAATCATATCGACCTGGAAACCGCCGCTGCCAAAGGCATCACCGTTACCAATACACCTGGCGTTCTGACCGACTGTACCGCCGACATTGCCATCACCCTGCTGCTGATGGCCGCCCGCCGGGCAGGCGAAGGAGAACGGGAGGTACGGGCAGGCCGGTGGCGCGGCTGGCGGCCCACCCATCTTTTGGGAACCAAAGTTACCGGCAAAACCTTGGGCATCATTGGCATGGGGCGGATTGGCCAGGCGGTGGCCAAGCGCGCCCGTCACGGTTTTGGCATGAAAATTCTCTATTTCCACCCCCGCCCTGTTGCCGATGAAACGCTTACCGGGCTGGATGCCACTGCCTGCGCCAGTATCGATGAACTGCTCCCTCAATGTGATTTCGTTTCCCTCCATTGCCCCGGTGGACAACGCAACTTTCATTTGATTGACGCCCACCGGCTGGCGTTGATGCCATCCCATGCCTTTTTAATCAATACCGCCCGGGGGGATGTGGTGGATACCGAGGCGTTGATTCAAGGACTCAAGGAGGCTGCTATTCGAGGCGCCGGCCTGGATGTTTACGAAAACGAACCACAAATCGATCCCCGCTTACTTGCATTGGACAATGTCGTCCTGTTACCTCATCTTGGCAGCGCTACCGAAGAAACCCGGGAAGCGATGGGCCTTAGGGTGTTGACTAATCTGGATGCCTTTTTCTCAGGCCAAACCCCGCCAGACATAGTAGCTTGACACGATGTGGCCTGCCCAACACCTGCCCCTGCCACCCGATCAGCTGCAATCCCTGGCTGAGAAGGTACAGCCTGCGTTTTCAGCCAAATGCCGGTCATTAAAGCTCGACACCGACCTCAGCCCTCTTTTACCCTCTGTCTATCTTCCCTTGGCAGCCTGGGTAAATCGGCAAAAATCAGACAGCCCTTTGGTCTTGGGCATCAACGGCGCTCAAGGTTCTGGAAAGTCCACCTTGGCGGCCCTGTTGCAAACCATTTTGGCCGACGGGTTTCAGCAGCGAGTGGCGGGCTTTTCCGTTGACGATATTTACAAAACCCGGGCGCAGCGGGAACAACTGGCCAAAACCGTTCATCCCCTGCTTATTACCCGGGGCGTCCCCGGCACTCACGATGTGGCGCTGGGTATCCGCACCATCGAAGCACTCAAACAAGCCCGGCCAACCGATGAAATCCCCATCCCCGCCTTCGATAAAGCCATCGACGACCGCAAACCCGTGGAAGAATGGCCGATCTGGAAGGGACCTGTGGATATCATTTTGTTTGAAGGTTGGTGCGTCGGCGCCAGACCCCAGCCAGAGGCCATGCTCGCCGACCCTGTCAACGAACTGGAGGCCAGGGAGGATCCGGACGGCACATGGCGCCGCTATGTCAATGACCAACTCAAAGGCCCTTACCAAGCCTTGTTCGCCCTGCTCGACCGCCTGATCATGCTCAAAGTACCTGACATGGCGGCGGTGTTCCGCTGGCGGCTGGAACAAGAACGAAAACTGGCTGAACTTTACCGCCACAATCCCGGCCAAAGGCTTAAATTAATGAACGAGAACCAACTCCGCCGGTTCATCCAACACTACGAAAGACTCACCCGTTGGATGTTGGAGGACTTACCCTCCCACGCCGACATCGTTTTGCATTTAAATCACGCGCATCAAATCCACCAAATCCAAGTCAATACGCCACCATGCCAACCCTGAAACAAGTTCTGTTCGCTTCAATCCAATATCCCTTGCCCCATCACGCCCTGTCGCGCTCGATGGGCAGGCTCACCCATTGCCGCATCCCCTGGGTCAAAAACCTGCTGATCAAAGGGTTTGTGTGGCTGTATGACATAAACCTGGACGAAGCCATTAGTGCCGATCCTAACGATTATGCCTGTTTTAACGACTTTTTTACCCGCGGGCTAAGACCGCAGGCACGCCCCCTTTGCAACGAACCCGATAAAATTGTGAGCCCCGCCGACGGGTTCATCAGCCAACTGGGCAACTTGACCGGTCAATGGCTGATTCAGGCCAAAGGCAAGGACTTTTCCTGCCAGGCACTATTGGGAGGAGACGCCGCCGTATCCCGCCCTTTCGAAGACGGTGAATTTGCCACCATTTACCTTTCCCCCCGCGACTATCACCGGCTCCACATGCCAGTGGATGGCACCTTGAAAACCATGATCCATATTCCAGGACGCCTGTTCAGTGTCAATCAAGCCACTACCAACGTGGTGGATGGATTGTTCGCCCGTAATGAACGGGTCGTTTGTGTGTTCGATACGCAAGCCGGACCCATGGCGCTGGTGTTGGTGGGAGCCTTGTTTGTCGCCAGCATTGAAACCGTGTGGCACGGCGTCGTCACCCCACCCTCTGGCCATGAAGTCCGGCGCTGGCATTACGAAGGGCAAAACATTCAACTCCGCCGTGGCGAAGAAATGGGCAGATTTAACATGGGCTCCACCATTATCGTGCTGTTTGGCAAAGAAGCGGTGCAATGGCTGGATTTTAAGCCGGGGCAAGCCATTCAAATGGGACAGCCTATCGGCAGTCTTATAATGAGCTGACAAGAACCGGTTCACTTCCCTTCCTGACTGTCAAATAGATTCTAAATTTTGACCCAAAACAAGATTAGGGTGAAAAAGCCTGACTGACTTATCTAATAGTTGCTAAAATCTCACAAATTGTGGTTTGTAGTAACAATTTTTTAGAGGTTTGAATGACACTTTGGAATGACTTCAAGCAATGGAAACGCCGCGCCATCATTAAGACCGGCAAACGCGTCACCCGCGCCATCGACAAATTTCTCGCCAGTCAGTCTTTGGTCGGCGACCCTCCGTCATTTGACCCCAGCCAATTCGACTGGGTAAAAACTCTGGAAAATAACTGGCAACCCATCCGCAAGGAAGCCGAGCAGTTGCTGAAAGAGCGCGAGCTTATCCCGGCTTTTCACGAAATCTCCCCGGACCAGACCCGGATTTCCAAGGGGGGTCATTGGAAAACCCACATTCTATACGGCTTCGGCCGCCGGATTGAAACCAATTGCCAGCGCTGCCCGGAAACCGCCAAGGTGCTGGAATCCATACCCGGCATGATGACCGCCTGGTTTTCCATGATTGATCCCGGCTATCACATTCCGCCCCACCGGGGACCGACTAAAAGTTTCCTAGTTTGCCATTTGGGCCTGCTTGTCCCCAAGGACAAAGACAAATGCTATCTGCGGGTGGCGGACCGCAAGCTGACCTGGGAAGAAGGCAAGTGTTTTGTGTTCGATGATACTTTCGATCATGAAGTGCGCAATGATACTGACGAACACCGGGTGGTGTTGTTGGTGCATGTGGAACGCCCCATGCGGGCACCCGGCAGAATTCTCAGCAAGTTATTCATCGCTCTGATTAAAGCGTCGCCGTATGTGAAAGACGGCGTTAAAAACATGAAAAAATGGGAAGACCGCTACGCTGCCGCACTGCGCCGGATGGAAAATCAAGCGGTTCCTCAAGATTGACAGGATTTAATGAACGCACCAGCACTTAAAACTCCCCCCCCGCCAGCTCTGCCGTTTTTTCCCGACTTTTTCATTGTCGGCGCGCCCCGCTGCGGCACTACCGCCATGAGCCACTATCTCGCTCACCATCCGGAGATCTGCTTTTCCCGCCCCAAGGAACCCCATTACTTCAGTTTATTGCAAAAAATTCTGCCTGGCCTGGATTTGGAAAAGCATTATCTTGGTCATTGTTTCAACCATTATGACCCAGCCCAACACCAAGTGCTGGGAGAAGGCTCCGTTTCTTATTTATACGACACTCAAGCCATTGAACACATTCTCCACCTCAATCCCAGCGCCAAATTCATCATCATGGTGCGCAACCCGGTGGACATGGTGTATTCCTACCACGCCCGCCTGGTGGCGCTGCTGGATGAAACGGAGGAAGACTTCGGCAAGGCGTGGCGGCTTCGTCATCAGCGCGCCCAGGGCAAATCCATCCCCAAAACCTGCCGCGATCCTTTTTTGCTTCAGTATGAGGAAGTGGGAAAAACAGGAAAGTATCTACAGCAACTTTTCCATATCGCCGGCCGGGATCGGTGCCTGGTCATTGTTTTTGATGACTTTGTCTCCAACCCAAGAGAAAGCTATTTGAAAATACTGGATTTTATCCAGATCAAGGACGATGGTCGCACTGAGTTTTACCCAGTGGAAAGCAACAAATACGCCCGCTCCAAGCTCCTGCAAAGAATACTGAAACGGCCTCCTGTCCGAGTAGCGAGCTTTGTCGCCAACTTGGAATATCAAAAAAAGCGGAAAAAACTCAAAAAAAAAATCCCCTATCAAGCGCCTGCGCAAATGGCTGTTGAAAAAAAACACCGTCATTAAAAAACGTCCACCCCTGGATAATGGTCTGCGGGAAGAATTGAAGGAAACCTTTCACGAAGATGTGATGCTGCTCTCCCGGCTGCTGAACAGGGACTTGAGTCACTGGTCGTAATCCACATTTAAAGCCCTTTTATTCAGGATCGTTCTATTCTTTAGTTTTTGCGCAATCCATCGCTCGATGATTTTGGCGGTACATCCTTGAATCACAGTAATCTCTGGGTTAATCATAGGAAGACGCTGAATAATTCAACAATCCCTTAGTTTGCAGTCGGCACAGCTTAGGAGGACAATAACGCAACACATTTTTTGTTGTTGCTCTACCATGTCAAGCCTCCAGATTTCTCAACCGACTGACCAGCGACTGGCATCAGAGGTATTAAACCTAATTCGATCGGTTGCCGCCGAGCTCAAGCTGCCTGAAAGCCGGTTACAATCATTGAATTTGGATACCTCCTTTGACCGGGAACTTGGGCTGGATAGTCTGAGCCGGATGGAAATTTTGGCCCGGATTGAAAAACATTTCCAAATCAGCCTGCCGGAAAAGCTGCTGGTGGAAGCAGAAAGCCCAAGGGATTTGATGTTGGCCATCCTTGCCGCCCAAGGGCAGAGAATCTCTCCTCAACCAGCCCCGGTCGTTCCTTCAGAAACTGGCACTGCCCTTCCCACCCCTGCCCATGCCCTAAGCCTTCTGGAGGTACTATCCTGGCACTGCAAGCATCACCCCCACCGGACTCATATTCAGTTTTACAGTGATGAGGGAGAAGGTAAAACAATTACCTATCAGCGATTATGGGAGCGCGCCAAAAATATCGCCAAGGCCTTGCAGTATTTTGACATTCAGGCGAACGATACAGTGGCCCTCATGCTACCCACTGGCGAGGATTATTTCTTTTCCTTTTTCGGTATATTACTGGCCGGAGCGATTCCAGTACCTATTTACCCACCCGCCCGGCCCAGCCAGATCGAGGATCACTTACTCCGTCACAGCAAAATCCTCGATAACTGCCAGGCCAAAGCTTTGATTACCATTCCAGAGGCCCGTCATGTGGCTCGGCTGCTCAAATCCAGTGTTACCAGCCTGGAGCGAATCATGACGCCGGAACAATTGGAGGAATCCCAACACGGCTTATTACTCATCGCAAAACAACCAGACGATATTGCCTTGCTGCAATACACCTCTGGAAGTACTGGCACCCCCAAGGGAGTCATTCTGAGCCACTTTAATTTATTAAGTAACATCCAGGCAATGGGGGAAACGGTAAAGGCTAACTCCAATGATACTTTCTTTAGCTGGTTGCCCCTCTACCATGATATGGGGCTGATTGGCGCGTGGTTGGGCAGCCTTTATTTCGGCAGCAGGTTGGTGCTCATGTCGCCATTAAGTTTTCTGGCGCGCCCTAGCCGCTGGCTGTGGGGAATCCACCGTTACCGCGCCACCTTAACCGCCGCCCCCAATTTTGCCTACGAACTATACCTGAAACGAACCACCGATGCCGATCTTGAGGGCCTGGATCTAGCTTCATTGAGAGCCATGTTCAATGGCGCGGAACCTGTCAGCCCGTTAACTTTAGAACGTTTTAGCACGCGCTTCGAACAATATGGCCTCAATCGAAAAGTCCTTATGCCGGTTTATGGTTTGGCGGAAAATTCCGTTGGCCTCACCTTTCCGCCCTTGGGACGTGGTCCTTTGGTTGACAGCATTCAGCGGGAGGCTTTTTCCCGCACAGGCCGGGCCGTCCCCTGTTCTAAAGCTGACAAGGCCTTGCATTTTGTCTCCTGCGGTATTCCGCTCGTTGGTCATGAAGTGAGAATTGTAGATCACCAGGGACGGGAATTGCCCGAACGGCAAGAAGGCAGCCTCGAATTCCGCGGCCCTTCCAGCACCCGCGGCTACTACCGCAATCCGGAGGCTACCGCCAAGCTTTTCAATGGCGATTGGCTAATTTCCGGCGACAGAGCCTATATGGCCAATGGTGAGATATATCTTACTGGCCGGGAAAAAGACGTCATCATCCACGCTGGGCGCAATCTCTATCCCCAAGAAATCGAAGAAGCTGTCGGGCAAATCGAGGGGGTCCGCGCTGGCTGTGTCGCCGTCTTCGGCAGCCAGGATCCAAAAACCGGCACCGAACGGCTGGTGATTCTGGCGGAAACCCGGGAAACCGATCCTCAGAAAAAGAAAGCCCTGGAGACAAAAATTAATGAAGTGGTCCTGGCGGTGACAGGTTCTGCCCCTGATAAAGTCATTCTGGCTTTTCCAGGCACGGTACTCAAAACCTCCAGTGGAAAAATTCGCCGCAGTGCTTGCCGGGAACTCTATGAAAAAGGGTTGATTGGCAAACCATTGCCGGTTTGGAAACAGTTCCTCCATCTTGTCCTCGTGGCGGCCCGTACCCAACTAAGGCGATGGTATCTCAGCATTTCAAGTCTGAGTTTCGCGGCATGGGCCTGGCTCATGACCGCCGTGATTGGCGCCGGAGGGTGGCTCGCAGCCCTGGTCATACCTGATGAAGAAAGACGTTGGCGCGCTGTCGCTGGCGCAGCAAGGCTTCTGGCCAGAAGCACAGGCATTCCTTTACGGGTAGAAGGGTTGGATCATTTACCTGAGCCCGGTCAAGCCTGCATTTTTGTCAGTAATCACGCGAGTTATCTAGACGGCGCTGCAGTGATGGCAATCCTACCGCGCCGCTTCAGCTTTGTCGCCAAAAGGGAATTAGCCGACCATATTATTACCGGAATTTTCTTGCGCCGAATTGGGTGTGAATTTGTCGAACGTTTTGCCAGCGACCGCAGCGTTAAGGATGCGCAGCGCTTAACCGAGGCAGCCCTCAATGGTCGTTCCCTGTGGTTTTTCCCCGAAGGCACCTTCACACGTCAACCAGGTTTATTATCCTTTCACTTGGGTGCATTTTTAACCGCCGCTGAAACGGGATTGCCCGTGGTGCCGGTCTCGATTCGCGGCACCCGCTCCATCTTGCGGGCAGAGTCTTGGTTTCCCCGCCGCGGTATAATCCAAATTAGCATCAGCCCAGCAATCGACCCTAAGCAAATTCAGCGGCAACTGGCATCGCCTTCCACTTGGTCTGTGGCGGTACAACTACGAGATCAAGCCCGCCACGCCATTCTCAGGAAACTGGGAGAACCCGATCTCAGTCACGAGAAATCCCCTTTATTGAGAGGCTAAGACAAATATGATAGTTTTCTTACACCACTTTCGCTCTTAAGGAGGAGAAACCATGTTTCCCATTCGCGACGAGAACCCGGTTCTGCGTACCCCGATTGCCACCATTTTCATTATTATTTTAAATGTGCTGGTCTGGGCAGGACTGCAAGGGTTTGGCCAGCCTATGACCTTACTGCAATCTCTATGCGATTGGGCCTTAATTCCCGGAGAACTGTTTGGGAAAATCCCGGAAGGCGAGGCTATTCCATTGGGCCCTAACGTGGAATGCGTATTGGAAAACCGCAGTCCTTGGCTGACTATTTTCACCTCCATGTTCATGCACGGCAGCTGGTTTCACCTGATTGCCAACATGTGGTTCCTGTGGATATTTGGCGATAACGTGGAAGATGCCATGGGGTCAGAGCGGTTCATCGTTTTTTACTTGCTTTGCGGATTGGCGGCGGCCGCGGCGCAAATTCTAGGCGATCCGTCCAGTACTATTCCCATGGTAGGCGCATCCGGCGCCATTGGTGGTGTCATGGGTGCTTATGCCCGCTTATATCCCAATGCCCGGGTGGAAAATCTCGTATT
This is a stretch of genomic DNA from Methylothermaceae bacteria B42. It encodes these proteins:
- a CDS encoding phosphatidylserine decarboxylase is translated as MPTLKQVLFASIQYPLPHHALSRSMGRLTHCRIPWVKNLLIKGFVWLYDINLDEAISADPNDYACFNDFFTRGLRPQARPLCNEPDKIVSPADGFISQLGNLTGQWLIQAKGKDFSCQALLGGDAAVSRPFEDGEFATIYLSPRDYHRLHMPVDGTLKTMIHIPGRLFSVNQATTNVVDGLFARNERVVCVFDTQAGPMALVLVGALFVASIETVWHGVVTPPSGHEVRRWHYEGQNIQLRRGEEMGRFNMGSTIIVLFGKEAVQWLDFKPGQAIQMGQPIGSLIMS
- a CDS encoding acyl-phosphate glycerol 3-phosphate acyltransferase, with translation MSSLQISQPTDQRLASEVLNLIRSVAAELKLPESRLQSLNLDTSFDRELGLDSLSRMEILARIEKHFQISLPEKLLVEAESPRDLMLAILAAQGQRISPQPAPVVPSETGTALPTPAHALSLLEVLSWHCKHHPHRTHIQFYSDEGEGKTITYQRLWERAKNIAKALQYFDIQANDTVALMLPTGEDYFFSFFGILLAGAIPVPIYPPARPSQIEDHLLRHSKILDNCQAKALITIPEARHVARLLKSSVTSLERIMTPEQLEESQHGLLLIAKQPDDIALLQYTSGSTGTPKGVILSHFNLLSNIQAMGETVKANSNDTFFSWLPLYHDMGLIGAWLGSLYFGSRLVLMSPLSFLARPSRWLWGIHRYRATLTAAPNFAYELYLKRTTDADLEGLDLASLRAMFNGAEPVSPLTLERFSTRFEQYGLNRKVLMPVYGLAENSVGLTFPPLGRGPLVDSIQREAFSRTGRAVPCSKADKALHFVSCGIPLVGHEVRIVDHQGRELPERQEGSLEFRGPSSTRGYYRNPEATAKLFNGDWLISGDRAYMANGEIYLTGREKDVIIHAGRNLYPQEIEEAVGQIEGVRAGCVAVFGSQDPKTGTERLVILAETRETDPQKKKALETKINEVVLAVTGSAPDKVILAFPGTVLKTSSGKIRRSACRELYEKGLIGKPLPVWKQFLHLVLVAARTQLRRWYLSISSLSFAAWAWLMTAVIGAGGWLAALVIPDEERRWRAVAGAARLLARSTGIPLRVEGLDHLPEPGQACIFVSNHASYLDGAAVMAILPRRFSFVAKRELADHIITGIFLRRIGCEFVERFASDRSVKDAQRLTEAALNGRSLWFFPEGTFTRQPGLLSFHLGAFLTAAETGLPVVPVSIRGTRSILRAESWFPRRGIIQISISPAIDPKQIQRQLASPSTWSVAVQLRDQARHAILRKLGEPDLSHEKSPLLRG
- a CDS encoding rhomboid family intramembrane serine protease, which codes for MFPIRDENPVLRTPIATIFIIILNVLVWAGLQGFGQPMTLLQSLCDWALIPGELFGKIPEGEAIPLGPNVECVLENRSPWLTIFTSMFMHGSWFHLIANMWFLWIFGDNVEDAMGSERFIVFYLLCGLAAAAAQILGDPSSTIPMVGASGAIGGVMGAYARLYPNARVENLVFMGYYVTTIALPAYVMLGYWFLIQIFSGMLTDTSAGGVAFWAHAGGFLAGIYLAGLMHRPDYLAEHLSQTPKRQAKHRW